In a genomic window of Candidatus Thiothrix sulfatifontis:
- the mutY gene encoding A/G-specific adenine glycosylase produces the protein MMMTFAGKVLAWFDRHGRKDLPWQQNPTPYRVWVSEIMLQQTQVTTVIPYYERFMQRFPDVQSLAAAPPDDVLKLWEGLGYYSRARNLHKTAQQVRDIYAGEFPTDMPGMETLPGIGRSTAAAILSLSHGQREAILDGNVKRVLARYHAVAGWAGEPRVQKQLWAYAEQHLPAERNAAYTQAMMDMGATLCTRSKPLCLLCPLQDNCQAFKQGKPQAYPGKRPPKALPEKTALALLLRNTAGELLLQQRPPTGVWGGLWSFPEFADETAMHDWLAQHFAPTQTIATRLPVLTHTFSHYRLHLQPLQLDLDAQPARIMEGNGWLWYKANTEYTGGLSAAVRQFFQTID, from the coding sequence ATGATGATGACATTTGCTGGCAAAGTACTGGCGTGGTTCGACCGGCATGGGCGCAAAGACTTGCCTTGGCAGCAAAATCCCACCCCTTACCGTGTCTGGGTGTCGGAAATTATGCTGCAACAAACCCAAGTCACCACCGTCATTCCCTACTACGAACGCTTTATGCAACGCTTCCCCGATGTGCAATCGCTCGCCGCTGCACCGCCAGACGATGTGCTGAAACTCTGGGAAGGCTTAGGTTATTACAGCCGCGCCCGCAACCTGCACAAAACCGCACAACAAGTCCGCGACATCTACGCAGGCGAATTCCCTACCGACATGCCCGGCATGGAAACCTTACCCGGCATTGGGCGTTCCACCGCCGCCGCCATTCTTTCACTCAGCCACGGGCAACGCGAAGCCATTTTGGATGGCAACGTCAAGCGTGTATTGGCACGTTACCACGCCGTAGCAGGCTGGGCAGGCGAACCACGTGTGCAAAAACAACTCTGGGCATACGCCGAACAACACCTGCCCGCTGAGCGCAATGCCGCTTACACCCAAGCCATGATGGACATGGGCGCAACCCTCTGCACCCGCAGCAAACCGCTGTGCCTGCTTTGCCCCTTGCAAGACAATTGCCAAGCGTTTAAACAAGGCAAACCACAAGCCTACCCCGGCAAACGCCCGCCAAAAGCGCTACCCGAAAAAACCGCGCTGGCGTTGCTATTACGCAATACTGCGGGCGAATTACTGTTGCAACAACGCCCCCCAACCGGCGTTTGGGGCGGATTGTGGAGTTTCCCCGAATTTGCCGATGAAACCGCCATGCATGACTGGCTGGCACAGCATTTCGCCCCGACACAGACCATTGCAACCCGTTTACCCGTATTAACGCACACGTTTTCGCATTATCGCCTGCATTTACAGCCCTTGCAGCTCGATTTAGACGCGCAACCCGCACGGATAATGGAAGGCAACGGCTGGCTCTGGTATAAAGCAAACACCGAATATACCGGCGGGCTGTCAGCCGCTGTCCGCCAATTTTTCCAGACCATTGACTGA
- a CDS encoding UPF0175 family protein codes for MPTVQIDQEATLLGTTNSGLSEIQQQRFSELDHKRQAETLSVAEHQELLGLIDEMEAHNVKRVILNMVQSRQLTLAKAAKFANMDLSSFIELLGASGIDAVDYPPEELERELEDALAACDHSDASSLITITD; via the coding sequence ATGCCGACGGTTCAAATAGACCAAGAAGCAACGCTGCTCGGTACTACTAATAGCGGATTATCCGAGATACAACAGCAACGTTTCTCAGAGCTAGATCACAAACGACAAGCAGAAACATTAAGCGTCGCAGAGCATCAGGAATTACTCGGTTTGATTGATGAAATGGAAGCACACAATGTCAAACGTGTCATTTTGAACATGGTGCAATCCCGCCAGTTGACCCTAGCCAAAGCTGCAAAATTCGCCAACATGGATTTGTCATCTTTCATCGAACTGCTAGGCGCAAGCGGCATTGATGCGGTGGACTACCCACCCGAAGAACTCGAACGTGAATTAGAGGATGCGCTTGCTGCCTGTGATCATAGTGATGCCAGCTCATTGATTACAATAACGGATTGA
- a CDS encoding restriction endonuclease subunit S — translation MIFEWQKVNLEAVYDGLYDGPHATPKESESGAIFLGIKNVTEDGRLDLSDIRYIAEDDFATWTRRVTPQKDDIVFSYEATLHRYAKIPANFRGCLGRRMALIRPNKKKVNVDFLFHYFLSPLWKSEVEGNILSGSTVDRIPLTNVPRFEIYLPPLQIQQKIAAILSAYDDLIENNLQRIKLLEEMAQITYEEWFVRMKFPGHETAQWDKETGLPDGWAKIPLGNMMIFHYGKGLRSHEKREGKVPIYSSAGIFGYHDVSLVDAPGIIVGRKGNVGSVFWSQEPFFPMDTTYYVESKESLYFAYFALKSVEFINNDAAVPGLNRNAAYAMKIISPISELIDRFEEKVKPTFITVFNLKKQNELLREAREILLPRLMTGVMDVDQVEVPEALLARVA, via the coding sequence ATGATTTTTGAATGGCAAAAAGTTAATTTAGAAGCAGTATATGACGGCTTGTATGATGGACCCCATGCAACACCTAAAGAAAGTGAATCAGGTGCAATATTTCTTGGAATAAAGAACGTTACCGAAGATGGACGACTTGATTTAAGCGATATTCGCTATATTGCAGAAGATGATTTTGCAACATGGACTAGGCGTGTTACTCCACAAAAAGACGATATTGTTTTTTCATACGAAGCGACACTTCATCGTTATGCTAAAATTCCTGCTAATTTTCGTGGTTGTTTGGGACGAAGAATGGCGCTTATTCGACCGAATAAGAAGAAGGTAAACGTCGATTTTCTTTTTCACTACTTTCTTAGTCCATTATGGAAATCTGAAGTAGAGGGAAATATTTTAAGTGGTTCAACGGTTGATCGTATTCCGTTAACCAATGTCCCAAGATTTGAGATTTACCTGCCACCGTTGCAAATACAGCAGAAAATCGCGGCGATTCTTTCGGCTTACGACGACCTTATCGAGAATAATCTGCAACGTATCAAGCTCTTGGAAGAAATGGCACAAATCACCTACGAAGAATGGTTTGTGCGGATGAAGTTTCCGGGGCATGAAACCGCGCAGTGGGATAAGGAAACCGGATTGCCGGATGGGTGGGCGAAAATACCACTAGGTAATATGATGATCTTTCATTATGGCAAAGGCTTAAGAAGCCATGAGAAAAGAGAAGGCAAAGTACCTATTTACAGTTCTGCTGGTATTTTTGGTTATCATGATGTTAGCTTGGTTGATGCGCCCGGTATTATTGTCGGAAGGAAAGGCAATGTTGGCTCAGTATTTTGGAGTCAAGAGCCTTTTTTCCCGATGGATACGACTTACTACGTTGAATCCAAAGAATCGCTTTATTTCGCTTATTTCGCGCTCAAAAGTGTAGAGTTTATTAATAATGATGCTGCCGTGCCTGGGCTAAATAGAAATGCGGCGTATGCCATGAAAATAATATCGCCGATTTCTGAGTTAATCGACCGCTTTGAAGAAAAAGTTAAACCCACTTTTATAACTGTTTTTAATTTGAAAAAGCAGAACGAGTTATTGCGGGAGGCGCGGGAAATTTTGTTGCCGCGTTTGATGACGGGCGTGATGGACGTGGATCAGGTGGAAGTGCCGGAGGCGTTGTTGGCGCGGGTGGCGTAA
- a CDS encoding type I restriction-modification system subunit M translates to MNQKEIRQLEADLWDSANTLRATSKLTAAEYKEPVLGLILLRYAQNRFEQAKVRLEANLPPVAPGRTQKLLSPDQFKGEGAMFIPEMSRYDYLANRPEGESISDALNNAMALIEAANPELAGVLPKNYNELASEGEGDKLLRELIRVFNKDSVKNLTGDVFGRIYEFFLMKFSMDGAGAQEGGEFFTPPALVQLIVNLIQPDRGVIHDPACGSGGMFVQTGHFLEENRRVASVNAAIRCYGTELKSNNVKLAKMNLAIHGLDGKILEANSFLADPHELVGQCDFVMANPPFNVKKVDKDNQYVKNDVRLFGKVEAVTADDADTDKKKKAPPRLGIPAADNGNYLWIQYFYHYLNAKGRAGFVMASSATDAGNSEKLIRQTLIETQAVDCIVSVGNNFFYTRSLPCHVWFLDKGKRAANKDKILMIDARATFRVVTNTINDYSPGQLVNFSAMMAAYRGDKDAIRHAAEQHEANIADVAITLRAAAEGLRRACLGVLEGTEWDIAELRAEIIVDEALTLASSRALCGVFEQPVAVLSAGLEGYQASWEQARKAFAALEKSVQGTPDNKALKKQLDAQGKLLKTLGALVKGYFEKNSDELVSLKQAVKDWQALEDYFPDGAYRDVEGLCKIVDLAEVAANDYSLTPGRYVGYTVDVNEAFDYQKRITEIHAELSALHREANTLMTAIQETKL, encoded by the coding sequence TTGAACCAAAAAGAAATCAGACAGCTCGAAGCCGATCTTTGGGATAGCGCGAATACCTTGCGTGCGACCTCGAAACTCACGGCTGCCGAATACAAAGAACCTGTGTTGGGCTTGATTTTATTGCGTTACGCGCAAAACCGTTTTGAACAGGCTAAAGTGCGACTCGAAGCCAATTTGCCACCCGTTGCGCCGGGGCGTACCCAAAAGTTGTTATCACCCGATCAATTCAAGGGTGAGGGCGCAATGTTCATTCCTGAGATGTCGCGGTACGACTATTTGGCAAACCGACCGGAAGGCGAGTCGATCAGCGATGCACTGAATAACGCGATGGCACTGATTGAAGCCGCCAACCCTGAATTGGCAGGGGTTTTACCGAAAAATTATAACGAACTCGCGAGTGAAGGTGAGGGCGATAAGCTGTTGCGCGAACTGATCCGCGTGTTCAATAAAGACAGCGTTAAGAACCTGACGGGTGATGTGTTCGGGCGTATTTACGAATTCTTTCTGATGAAGTTTTCGATGGATGGCGCGGGGGCGCAGGAAGGCGGTGAATTCTTTACGCCGCCCGCTTTGGTGCAGTTGATCGTGAACCTGATTCAGCCGGATCGCGGGGTGATTCATGACCCGGCGTGTGGTTCTGGCGGGATGTTTGTGCAAACTGGACATTTCTTGGAAGAAAACCGGCGGGTGGCTTCTGTCAATGCGGCGATTCGTTGCTACGGCACGGAATTAAAATCCAATAACGTGAAGTTGGCGAAAATGAACCTCGCGATTCATGGCTTGGATGGCAAGATTTTGGAAGCCAACAGCTTTTTGGCTGACCCGCATGAGTTAGTGGGGCAATGCGATTTTGTGATGGCGAATCCGCCTTTTAATGTGAAAAAAGTCGATAAGGATAACCAGTACGTTAAAAACGACGTGCGTTTGTTTGGCAAGGTGGAAGCCGTTACCGCCGATGATGCCGACACCGATAAAAAGAAGAAAGCGCCGCCGCGTTTGGGAATTCCGGCGGCGGATAATGGCAATTATTTGTGGATTCAGTATTTCTACCATTACCTGAATGCGAAGGGGCGGGCGGGGTTTGTGATGGCGAGTTCTGCGACCGATGCGGGCAATAGCGAGAAGCTGATTCGGCAGACGTTGATCGAAACGCAGGCGGTGGATTGCATTGTGTCGGTGGGGAATAACTTTTTCTACACGCGCTCGTTGCCGTGCCATGTGTGGTTTTTGGATAAGGGTAAGCGGGCGGCGAATAAAGACAAAATCCTGATGATTGATGCGCGGGCTACGTTCCGTGTGGTCACGAATACCATTAACGATTATTCGCCGGGGCAGTTGGTGAATTTCAGCGCGATGATGGCGGCGTATCGGGGTGATAAAGACGCGATTCGCCACGCGGCAGAACAGCATGAAGCCAATATTGCGGATGTGGCGATTACGTTGCGGGCGGCGGCGGAAGGGTTGCGGCGGGCGTGTTTGGGGGTGTTGGAAGGCACGGAGTGGGATATTGCGGAATTGCGGGCGGAAATTATTGTTGATGAAGCGCTGACGTTGGCGAGTAGTCGCGCTTTGTGCGGTGTGTTTGAACAGCCGGTGGCAGTGTTGAGTGCTGGGCTGGAAGGCTATCAAGCGTCGTGGGAACAAGCCCGTAAAGCGTTTGCGGCGTTGGAAAAATCTGTGCAGGGTACGCCTGATAATAAGGCGTTGAAAAAGCAATTGGATGCGCAGGGTAAGTTGTTAAAAACGTTGGGGGCGTTGGTGAAGGGCTATTTTGAAAAAAACAGCGATGAATTGGTGAGCCTGAAACAGGCGGTGAAGGATTGGCAGGCGTTGGAGGATTATTTTCCTGATGGCGCGTATCGGGATGTGGAAGGCTTGTGCAAAATCGTCGATTTGGCGGAAGTCGCCGCGAACGATTACAGCCTCACGCCCGGTCGTTACGTCGGCTACACCGTCGATGTCAACGAAGCCTTCGACTACCAAAAACGCATCACCGAAATCCACGCTGAACTCTCCGCCCTTCATCGTGAAGCTAATACCTTGATGACGGCTATTCAGGAAACTAAATTATGA
- a CDS encoding DUF6364 family protein, which produces MNITFSIDDKVVNDARKIAQDMGKSLNQMVREYLEQLTRQQQANASFNEFLCLSGQGDSNGWKFNRDELHERV; this is translated from the coding sequence ATGAATATTACCTTTTCCATAGATGACAAAGTGGTTAACGATGCCCGCAAAATTGCGCAGGATATGGGCAAAAGCCTCAACCAAATGGTTCGGGAATACTTGGAGCAATTGACTCGCCAACAGCAAGCCAATGCCAGTTTCAATGAGTTTTTATGCCTTTCAGGGCAAGGTGACTCCAACGGTTGGAAATTCAATCGGGATGAACTGCATGAAAGAGTGTAG
- a CDS encoding type II toxin-antitoxin system RelB/DinJ family antitoxin produces the protein MSRSVSYQIRLSHDEKAAAFSVFRELGITPAQAVRLFLQQVVETRSIPFPIKKTDRCPVGDGHIPNDQLARDLLKPDSEKGYTPFSFAE, from the coding sequence ATGTCCCGCTCAGTTTCCTATCAAATACGGCTTTCACACGATGAGAAAGCCGCCGCTTTTTCCGTGTTTCGTGAGTTGGGGATTACCCCCGCGCAAGCCGTCCGCCTATTTCTTCAGCAAGTGGTTGAAACCCGGTCTATTCCCTTCCCGATCAAAAAAACCGACCGCTGCCCCGTTGGTGATGGACACATCCCAAACGACCAACTAGCACGGGATTTACTCAAGCCTGACAGCGAAAAAGGCTACACCCCCTTTTCTTTCGCTGAGTAA
- a CDS encoding type II toxin-antitoxin system YafQ family toxin: MKKRGKDLQKINAVILMLANDEDLPPALCDHPLSGNFVGFRDCHVEPDWVLIYKKTDDQLLELQELRLEATGTHSDLFKK, from the coding sequence ATGAAAAAACGGGGAAAGGATTTGCAGAAAATAAACGCTGTCATCCTGATGTTAGCCAATGACGAAGACTTACCCCCGGCACTGTGTGACCATCCGTTAAGCGGGAATTTCGTTGGTTTTCGTGATTGCCATGTAGAACCCGACTGGGTACTGATCTACAAGAAAACAGATGATCAGCTTTTGGAGCTTCAAGAGCTACGGCTAGAGGCAACAGGCACACACTCGGACTTGTTCAAGAAATAG